From Candidatus Manganitrophus morganii, the proteins below share one genomic window:
- a CDS encoding precorrin-8X methylmutase: MLQDPQAVEEAGLKIVDQEVGSHSFHPGQWSVVRQVIHATADFDFAREMVFHPAAVEAGVAAIRFGADIVADTPTVDVGIAKDRLRKYGGTVWCFISDDDVILKSKEVNLPRTAVAMEKAAETSDGSIYAIGNAPAALLHLIRLVKEGKAKPSLIIGVPVGFIGAAEAKEELLSLSTPFITCRGRKGGSAVAAAIINALSLLATHS, translated from the coding sequence ATGCTGCAAGATCCGCAGGCGGTTGAAGAGGCTGGCTTAAAAATCGTTGATCAGGAGGTCGGCTCGCATTCGTTCCATCCCGGCCAGTGGTCGGTGGTCCGGCAGGTCATCCATGCCACGGCCGATTTTGATTTTGCCCGCGAGATGGTCTTCCACCCCGCGGCGGTCGAAGCGGGGGTGGCGGCGATCCGTTTCGGCGCCGATATCGTCGCCGATACCCCGACGGTCGATGTCGGGATCGCCAAAGACCGCTTAAGAAAATATGGCGGGACCGTTTGGTGCTTTATCTCCGACGATGATGTGATTTTAAAGTCAAAAGAGGTCAACCTCCCCCGCACCGCCGTCGCAATGGAGAAGGCGGCAGAAACGAGCGATGGATCGATCTACGCGATTGGAAACGCCCCCGCCGCGCTTCTGCATCTGATCCGCCTCGTAAAAGAAGGAAAAGCGAAGCCGTCGCTGATTATCGGGGTCCCGGTCGGCTTTATCGGGGCCGCCGAGGCGAAAGAGGAGCTTCTCTCCCTCTCCACCCCCTTCATCACCTGTCGGGGGAGAAAAGGGGGAAGCGCCGTGGCCGCGGCGATCATCAATGCCCTCTCCCTTCTTGCCACACATTCGTAG
- a CDS encoding SRPBCC family protein: MRRKIEGIKVEKSVLIRKRPEVLYHFWRNFGNLPEIMNHLKSVKVLDSRRSHWVAKAPAGTTVEWDAEIIKDLQNELISWKSLEGADVDNTGSVHFDRVPEGTQVRVMIQYNPPGGKVGAAFAKLFGEEPSQQVEDDLNRFKAFMEGTETPPAEEALEPKVA, from the coding sequence TGAGGAGAAAAATAGAAGGAATCAAAGTGGAAAAGAGTGTTCTTATTCGGAAGCGCCCCGAAGTCCTTTATCATTTTTGGAGAAATTTCGGGAACCTGCCGGAGATCATGAATCATCTCAAATCGGTGAAGGTTCTCGATTCACGGCGCTCTCACTGGGTCGCCAAGGCCCCGGCCGGAACAACGGTGGAATGGGATGCCGAAATCATCAAAGATTTGCAGAACGAGCTGATCTCCTGGAAATCGCTCGAAGGGGCCGACGTCGACAACACCGGATCGGTCCATTTCGATCGGGTGCCGGAGGGAACCCAGGTCCGGGTGATGATTCAGTACAACCCGCCCGGCGGGAAGGTCGGCGCGGCCTTTGCGAAGCTCTTCGGGGAGGAGCCTTCTCAACAGGTCGAAGATGATCTCAACCGGTTCAAAGCATTTATGGAAGGAACGGAAACCCCTCCGGCGGAGGAAGCCCTTGAGCCGAAGGTGGCGTAA
- a CDS encoding SLBB domain-containing protein gives MSDQKTMEQRILLQHDEPLKTLDDYLARGGFQALKKALGMTQMQVIDEIKRSSLRGRGGAGFPAGIKWEGVYKKQADILGMIPTKYLVCNGSEGEPGTYKDRYLIQKNPYSLIEGMMIASYAIGTYKAIICIKEIFKKEIAILQRALKECADAGYINDNVMGTGRNLPLELGFGPDSYLLGEDRAQLEVLEGKPAWPRAKGMIPVEYGLFGQPTAVNNVETLSTVPYIILRGADWFKSIGTADTAGTMIFTLTGDVNRPGMYELPMGTSLRTLIEVYGGGAKLDRHIRAVFSGPTNAVIPADKLDTPLDFASMRKIPSGIGSGGFIVYDDTACILKAGLNFARFLAIESCGQCASCKTGTGRIAHRLGLIEEGKGTEQDVFAILEDCLHTKGSGRCYLVTETGIDISSIFYNFPDDVVEHLEYGCLKDRHLPLPKIKDFDEATHTFTYDEHYFDRSFAEGRYIIEPAI, from the coding sequence ATGTCCGATCAGAAAACGATGGAGCAGAGGATCCTTCTTCAACACGATGAACCGCTCAAAACGCTCGACGATTATCTCGCCCGCGGCGGCTTCCAGGCCCTTAAAAAGGCGCTGGGGATGACGCAGATGCAGGTGATCGACGAGATCAAACGGTCGAGCCTTCGGGGCCGCGGCGGCGCCGGCTTCCCGGCCGGCATCAAATGGGAAGGGGTTTACAAGAAACAAGCCGACATCCTCGGCATGATCCCCACGAAATACCTCGTCTGCAACGGCTCGGAAGGGGAGCCGGGCACCTACAAAGATCGCTACCTCATTCAAAAGAATCCTTACTCGCTGATCGAAGGAATGATGATCGCGTCGTATGCCATCGGCACCTACAAGGCGATTATCTGTATCAAAGAAATTTTCAAAAAAGAGATCGCCATTCTCCAGCGGGCGCTGAAGGAATGCGCCGACGCCGGCTACATCAATGACAACGTCATGGGGACGGGGCGGAACCTCCCTCTTGAACTCGGCTTCGGTCCCGATTCTTATCTTCTGGGAGAAGACCGGGCCCAGTTGGAAGTGCTTGAAGGAAAACCGGCCTGGCCCCGCGCCAAGGGGATGATCCCGGTTGAATATGGTCTCTTCGGTCAGCCGACCGCCGTCAACAATGTCGAAACCCTCTCGACCGTCCCCTATATTATTCTGCGGGGGGCCGACTGGTTCAAATCGATCGGGACGGCCGATACCGCCGGGACGATGATCTTCACCCTCACCGGCGATGTCAATCGCCCTGGGATGTATGAGCTGCCGATGGGGACTTCGCTGCGAACGTTAATCGAGGTCTACGGCGGGGGGGCGAAGCTTGACCGCCATATCCGGGCGGTCTTCTCCGGCCCGACCAACGCCGTGATCCCGGCCGATAAACTCGATACCCCGCTCGATTTCGCATCGATGCGGAAGATCCCTTCCGGCATCGGCTCCGGCGGCTTCATCGTCTACGACGACACCGCCTGCATCCTGAAAGCCGGCCTCAACTTCGCCCGTTTCCTGGCGATCGAATCGTGCGGGCAGTGCGCCTCGTGCAAAACCGGAACGGGCCGGATCGCTCACCGGCTGGGGCTGATCGAGGAGGGAAAAGGGACGGAGCAGGATGTCTTCGCGATTTTGGAAGACTGCCTTCACACCAAAGGCTCCGGCCGCTGCTATCTGGTGACCGAAACGGGGATCGACATTAGCAGTATCTTCTACAATTTCCCGGACGATGTCGTCGAGCACCTGGAGTATGGCTGTCTGAAGGATCGCCATCTCCCCCTGCCGAAGATCAAAGATTTCGACGAGGCGACCCACACCTTCACTTACGATGAGCACTATTTTGATCGAAGCTTTGCGGAGGGGCGGTACATCATCGAGCCGGCCATCTAG
- a CDS encoding carbonic anhydrase family protein, translating to MNRTARVLATWTFALSLFAPITHAVAAGGHGPHWDYDGKEGPEHWGELDPKFQTCKSGKNQSPIDITSGKPEKLGPIEFKYHPFPLTIVNNGHTIQVNAPKGSSITVGGKKYDLLQFHFHSPSEHKKSGKAGDMEVHLVHKNDAGELAVVGVFMNAGKENALVKTLWEHLPAEAGKEKTVGQVVINPFDFLPAKKTFSNYPGSLTTPPCSEGVNWMVMNDSIEVSKDQVEKFTAIFPMTARPVQPLHERSIKVAAE from the coding sequence ATGAACAGAACAGCTCGAGTACTCGCCACATGGACCTTTGCTTTATCGCTCTTTGCCCCGATCACCCACGCGGTCGCCGCAGGAGGTCACGGGCCCCACTGGGATTATGACGGGAAAGAGGGGCCGGAGCACTGGGGAGAGCTCGATCCGAAATTTCAGACGTGTAAATCGGGAAAGAACCAATCCCCTATCGATATCACCTCCGGCAAGCCGGAGAAGCTCGGTCCGATTGAATTCAAATATCATCCCTTCCCTCTGACCATTGTCAACAACGGCCACACCATCCAGGTGAACGCGCCGAAGGGGAGCTCCATCACCGTGGGGGGAAAGAAATACGATCTGCTTCAATTCCACTTCCACAGCCCGAGCGAGCACAAAAAGAGCGGTAAAGCCGGCGACATGGAGGTCCACCTCGTTCACAAGAACGACGCGGGAGAGCTGGCGGTCGTTGGGGTCTTTATGAATGCCGGAAAGGAGAATGCGCTGGTCAAAACACTGTGGGAGCATCTCCCCGCCGAGGCCGGCAAAGAGAAGACGGTCGGTCAAGTCGTCATCAACCCGTTTGACTTCCTCCCCGCCAAGAAGACCTTCTCGAACTATCCCGGCTCGTTGACCACCCCCCCTTGTTCCGAAGGGGTCAACTGGATGGTCATGAACGACTCGATCGAGGTCTCGAAGGACCAGGTGGAGAAATTCACCGCGATCTTCCCGATGACGGCCAGACCGGTTCAGCCGCTGCACGAAAGATCGATCAAAGTCGCCGCCGAATAA